One stretch of bacterium DNA includes these proteins:
- a CDS encoding integrase core domain-containing protein encodes ETYNNVRPHQALGYLTPNEYIRRWKAAQPATRS; translated from the coding sequence GAGACCTATAACAACGTCCGGCCGCACCAGGCGCTCGGCTACCTGACTCCGAACGAGTACATCCGCCGCTGGAAGGCGGCGCAGCCTGCCACACGCTCATGA